Proteins from one Microbacterium faecale genomic window:
- a CDS encoding carbohydrate ABC transporter permease, producing the protein MSTTRTPAPPAAGRPRTAAPPPRKPAPTFRLRLSRFDVKASPYFYISPFFILFALVGMFPLMYTMWVSLHEWDLLKGQGEFVGLGNFVEILGDRMFWNSLGNTVSIFLLSTIPQIIVALGVAYLLDQGLRAPTFWRMGVLVPFVVTPVAVALIFSSVFNEADGLANNLLNLIGVADLEWKHDKFLSHLAIATMVNFRWTGYNALILLAAMQAVPRELYESAAIDGANSLRRFLSITIPTIRPTFVFVIITSTIGGLQIFSEPKLFDASNAGGIGGSDRQFQTTVLFLWEMAFFRRNFGEAAAVAWLLFLIIIAFGIFNFLLSRRIATGDAPKASRRERRLARKGSGS; encoded by the coding sequence ATGAGCACGACCAGAACCCCAGCGCCACCCGCCGCCGGCCGGCCGCGCACCGCCGCACCGCCCCCACGCAAGCCGGCACCGACATTCCGCCTGCGACTGTCGCGGTTCGACGTCAAGGCGTCGCCGTACTTCTACATCTCGCCCTTCTTCATCCTGTTCGCGCTGGTGGGAATGTTCCCGCTGATGTACACGATGTGGGTCTCGCTGCACGAATGGGATCTGCTGAAGGGACAGGGCGAGTTCGTGGGCCTCGGCAACTTCGTCGAGATCCTCGGCGACCGGATGTTCTGGAACTCTCTCGGCAACACGGTCAGCATCTTCCTGCTGTCGACCATCCCGCAGATCATCGTCGCCCTCGGCGTCGCCTACCTGCTCGACCAGGGGCTGCGCGCCCCGACCTTCTGGCGGATGGGCGTGCTCGTCCCGTTCGTCGTCACTCCGGTCGCCGTCGCGCTGATCTTCTCGAGCGTGTTCAACGAGGCCGACGGTCTCGCCAACAATCTCCTCAATCTCATCGGCGTCGCCGACCTCGAATGGAAGCACGACAAGTTCCTCAGCCATCTCGCGATCGCGACGATGGTGAACTTCCGCTGGACCGGCTACAACGCCCTGATCCTCCTCGCCGCGATGCAGGCGGTCCCCCGTGAGCTCTACGAGTCCGCGGCGATCGACGGCGCGAACAGCCTGCGACGGTTCCTCTCGATCACCATCCCGACGATCCGCCCGACGTTCGTGTTCGTCATCATCACCTCGACGATCGGCGGCCTGCAGATTTTCTCGGAGCCCAAGCTGTTCGACGCGTCGAACGCCGGCGGCATCGGCGGATCCGACAGGCAGTTCCAGACCACGGTGCTGTTCCTCTGGGAGATGGCCTTCTTCCGGCGCAACTTCGGAGAGGCTGCCGCCGTCGCATGGCTCCTCTTCCTCATCATCATCGCCTTCGGCATCTTCAACTTCCTGCTGTCGAGGCGGATCGCGACAGGCGACGCACCCAAGGCCTCGAGACGAGAACGGCGCCTCGCCAGGAAGGGATCCGGATCATGA
- a CDS encoding glycoside hydrolase family 1 protein gives MTRSIPADFLFGVATAAFQIEGAAFEEGRTASIWDAFARVPGAVANADNGDVACDHYHRYAEDVALMKELGIQTYRFSTSWSRVRPDGGAVNAKGVDFYSRLVDELLEADILPWLTLYHWDMPQALEEGGGWTSRETVDRFVEYAMTMHDALGDRVSRWTTLNEPWCSSFLSYTGGEHAPGRHSVEDGLLASHHLLLAHGRTVEQLRERDAELDIGITLNLTVAEPADPDDAADRDAARRIDGQFNRWFLDPLFRGSFPADIVEDVRRVDADAVASFTDAVHEGDLETIARPLDFLGVNYYHGEFVSGTVPADPPPSVPSGATYPTGSPYPSHEGIHWHDRGLDRTSMAWEVQPEGLTRLLQRVAADYDVPALYVTENGAAFDDEPIDGSVDDAERTDFVRDHVAATLDARERGVDVRGYFYWSLLDNFEWAWGYGKRFGLVRVDYDTQVRTPKRSAREYARMITERTI, from the coding sequence ATGACTCGTTCGATCCCCGCCGACTTCCTCTTCGGTGTCGCGACAGCCGCCTTCCAGATCGAGGGCGCCGCGTTCGAGGAGGGGCGTACCGCCAGCATCTGGGATGCGTTCGCGCGCGTGCCGGGCGCCGTCGCGAACGCGGACAACGGTGATGTCGCGTGCGACCACTATCACCGGTACGCCGAAGACGTCGCCTTGATGAAAGAGCTGGGGATCCAGACCTATCGGTTCTCGACGTCCTGGTCGCGGGTGCGGCCAGACGGCGGAGCGGTGAACGCGAAGGGCGTCGACTTCTATTCGCGGCTCGTGGACGAGCTGCTCGAAGCCGACATCCTGCCGTGGCTCACGCTCTACCACTGGGACATGCCGCAGGCGCTCGAGGAGGGCGGCGGCTGGACGTCGCGCGAGACGGTCGACCGCTTCGTCGAATACGCGATGACGATGCACGATGCGCTCGGCGACCGCGTCTCGCGCTGGACGACGCTCAACGAACCGTGGTGCTCGTCGTTCCTGTCGTACACCGGCGGCGAGCACGCGCCCGGCCGGCACAGCGTCGAGGACGGACTCCTCGCATCGCACCACCTGCTGCTCGCACACGGTCGCACCGTCGAGCAGCTGCGGGAGCGCGACGCCGAGCTCGACATCGGCATCACCCTCAACCTCACGGTCGCCGAGCCGGCGGATCCGGACGACGCCGCGGATCGCGATGCCGCGCGCCGGATCGATGGTCAGTTCAACAGGTGGTTCCTCGATCCGCTCTTTCGCGGATCCTTCCCCGCCGACATCGTCGAGGACGTGCGCCGCGTCGACGCGGACGCCGTCGCCTCGTTCACCGATGCCGTGCACGAGGGCGACCTGGAGACGATCGCGCGGCCGCTCGACTTCCTCGGCGTGAACTACTATCACGGCGAGTTCGTCTCGGGAACCGTGCCCGCCGACCCGCCGCCCTCGGTCCCGTCGGGCGCGACGTATCCGACGGGCTCGCCCTACCCCTCGCACGAGGGCATCCACTGGCACGACCGCGGCCTCGACCGCACGAGCATGGCGTGGGAAGTGCAGCCCGAGGGGCTCACACGCCTCCTCCAGCGCGTCGCGGCCGACTACGACGTACCGGCCCTGTACGTCACGGAGAACGGCGCCGCCTTCGACGACGAACCGATCGATGGATCCGTCGACGACGCCGAGCGCACGGACTTCGTTCGCGATCACGTCGCGGCGACGCTCGACGCGCGCGAACGGGGCGTCGACGTGCGCGGGTACTTCTACTGGTCACTCCTCGACAACTTCGAGTGGGCGTGGGGATACGGCAAGCGCTTCGGGCTCGTGCGGGTCGACTACGACACTCAGGTGCGCACCCCGAAGCGGAGCGCGCGGGAGTATGCGCGCATGATCACGGAGCGTACGATCTGA
- a CDS encoding LacI family DNA-binding transcriptional regulator, which yields MGSEVGNVPRLKEGPSTTLEEVARHAGVSRSTVSRVINGGSRVSPDALEAVNRAIGELRYVPNRAARSLASRQSHAIALIVPEDTTRFFGDPYFSAIVAGINDRVSASPYMLGLFIASDDPADKAASFIASGSVDGALVVSHHTSDEYLGRIARSTTVVYGGRPMDSRDDDYWVDVDNVEGGRIATRHLVERGCRRIAMITGPPDMRAGVERLAGFREVLADEGLEPVGVEDGEFSAVGAVAAMTRILDSGVTPDAVFVASDLMARGALGVLEGRGLRVPDDVAIVGFDDSPVAARVTPPLTTVRQPSREQGAVMADVLIRLLSGEDPPTESMLPLELVVRASA from the coding sequence ATGGGAAGTGAGGTGGGCAACGTGCCGAGGCTGAAGGAAGGACCGTCGACGACGCTCGAGGAGGTCGCTCGCCACGCAGGCGTCTCCCGTTCGACGGTGTCGCGGGTGATCAACGGCGGCTCCCGCGTCAGCCCCGACGCGCTCGAGGCGGTCAACAGGGCGATCGGCGAGTTGCGTTACGTTCCCAACCGGGCCGCGCGCTCGCTCGCTTCGCGGCAGTCTCACGCGATCGCGCTCATCGTTCCCGAGGATACGACGCGCTTCTTCGGGGATCCGTACTTCTCGGCGATCGTCGCGGGGATCAACGATCGCGTGTCGGCGTCGCCGTACATGCTCGGGCTGTTCATCGCGTCGGATGACCCGGCGGACAAGGCGGCGAGCTTCATCGCGTCAGGCAGCGTGGACGGCGCGCTCGTCGTGTCGCACCACACCAGCGACGAATACCTCGGTCGGATCGCTCGGTCGACGACGGTCGTTTACGGCGGTCGCCCGATGGATTCACGCGACGACGACTACTGGGTCGATGTCGACAACGTCGAGGGCGGGCGCATCGCCACGCGCCACCTCGTCGAACGCGGCTGCCGTCGCATCGCCATGATCACCGGTCCGCCCGATATGCGCGCCGGTGTCGAGCGTCTCGCCGGATTCCGCGAGGTGCTGGCTGACGAGGGTCTCGAGCCGGTCGGCGTCGAGGACGGCGAGTTCTCGGCGGTCGGCGCCGTCGCCGCCATGACGCGGATCCTCGACAGCGGCGTGACGCCCGACGCCGTCTTCGTCGCGAGCGACCTCATGGCCCGCGGCGCTCTCGGGGTGCTCGAGGGGCGGGGACTGCGTGTGCCGGACGATGTCGCGATCGTCGGATTCGACGACTCGCCCGTGGCTGCGCGCGTTACGCCGCCGCTCACGACGGTGCGGCAGCCGTCCCGCGAGCAGGGGGCCGTGATGGCCGACGTGCTGATCCGCCTTCTGTCCGGCGAGGATCCGCCGACGGAGTCGATGCTTCCGCTCGAGCTGGTCGTCCGCGCCAGCGCGTAG
- a CDS encoding PLD nuclease N-terminal domain-containing protein gives MPFLIGLVNLAFFVVSLVDIVRLDEARVRYLPKLAWIIVVILLPFIGSILWWTLGREYAPRPARSARRTHRTPAPRPPADVRTTEQQLADLEREEYEAKLREEIARRRRERDTD, from the coding sequence CGGTCTGGTGAACCTCGCGTTCTTCGTCGTCTCCCTCGTCGACATCGTTCGGCTGGACGAGGCGCGCGTGCGGTACCTGCCGAAGCTCGCGTGGATCATCGTGGTGATCCTGCTGCCGTTCATCGGCAGCATCCTGTGGTGGACCCTTGGGCGCGAGTATGCGCCGCGGCCCGCGAGGTCAGCTCGCCGCACCCACCGCACGCCGGCGCCGCGGCCACCGGCCGACGTACGCACCACGGAGCAGCAGCTCGCCGACCTCGAGCGCGAAGAGTACGAAGCGAAGCTGCGCGAGGAGATCGCGCGACGTCGCCGCGAGCGCGACACCGACTGA
- a CDS encoding ABC transporter substrate-binding protein: protein MKSHILRRTSVGIAATAVGALALAGCSSSDGGSDASAGSTDEDITLTITTFGTFGYEELYEEYMAEHENITIEATNIDTGGNARTDLFTKLAAGSGVSDIVAIEEGWVGAVMEVSDMFVDLNEHGFSDRADDWVSWKNETVTDQDGRVIGYGTDIGPTGLCYNKPAFESAGLPTDREDVAELLEGDWAHYFEVGQQYVDETGNAWFDQSGFVWNSIVNQMPEGYYTSDGELNVEGNTEMREKFDLLADAVAGGQSAAESEWDWNGGKSFVDGTFATYVCPGWMLGVVQGQIEAGGGDADTGWDFANVFPGGAGNWGGAWLSIPESSAHVDAAAELANWLTQPEQQVKQAEAAGNFPSTIEAQETLAADATPNEMFGGAPTGAILADRAQGVVAQFKGPDDSLIQENVFGPALDGLDRGESDADAAWDEAVSLLGELVE, encoded by the coding sequence GTGAAATCACACATCCTGCGCAGAACATCCGTCGGCATCGCCGCGACCGCGGTCGGGGCGCTTGCGCTCGCTGGCTGCTCCAGCTCGGACGGGGGGTCCGACGCCTCGGCGGGATCGACCGACGAAGACATCACGCTGACGATCACGACGTTCGGCACCTTCGGCTATGAGGAGCTCTACGAGGAGTACATGGCCGAGCACGAGAACATCACGATCGAGGCCACGAACATCGACACGGGCGGCAACGCCCGCACCGACCTGTTCACCAAGCTCGCCGCCGGCAGCGGCGTCTCCGACATCGTCGCGATCGAAGAGGGCTGGGTCGGTGCCGTCATGGAGGTCTCCGACATGTTCGTCGACCTGAACGAACACGGCTTCTCCGACCGCGCGGACGACTGGGTCTCGTGGAAGAACGAGACGGTCACCGACCAGGACGGCCGCGTCATCGGATACGGCACCGACATCGGCCCGACCGGCCTGTGCTACAACAAGCCGGCGTTCGAATCGGCCGGCCTGCCCACCGACCGTGAGGACGTCGCCGAGCTGCTCGAGGGCGACTGGGCGCACTACTTCGAGGTCGGTCAGCAGTACGTCGACGAGACGGGCAACGCGTGGTTCGACCAGTCGGGCTTCGTCTGGAATTCGATCGTGAACCAGATGCCCGAGGGCTACTACACCTCTGACGGCGAGCTCAACGTCGAGGGCAACACCGAGATGCGCGAGAAGTTCGACCTCCTCGCCGACGCCGTTGCTGGCGGACAGTCGGCTGCGGAGTCCGAGTGGGACTGGAACGGCGGCAAGTCGTTCGTCGACGGCACCTTCGCGACCTACGTCTGCCCGGGGTGGATGCTCGGCGTCGTGCAGGGTCAGATCGAGGCCGGCGGCGGCGATGCCGACACCGGCTGGGACTTCGCCAACGTCTTCCCCGGCGGCGCCGGCAACTGGGGCGGCGCATGGTTGTCGATCCCCGAGAGCAGCGCACACGTCGACGCGGCGGCCGAGCTCGCGAACTGGCTCACGCAGCCGGAGCAGCAGGTCAAGCAGGCTGAGGCGGCGGGCAACTTCCCGTCCACGATCGAGGCGCAGGAGACCCTCGCGGCTGACGCGACCCCGAACGAGATGTTCGGCGGAGCTCCGACCGGCGCGATCCTCGCGGACCGTGCACAGGGCGTCGTCGCCCAGTTCAAGGGTCCGGACGACTCGCTGATCCAGGAGAACGTGTTCGGCCCGGCACTCGACGGCCTGGACCGCGGTGAGAGCGACGCCGACGCCGCCTGGGACGAGGCGGTCAGCCTGCTCGGAGAGCTCGTCGAGTAG
- a CDS encoding carbohydrate ABC transporter permease produces the protein MGTAGIGSRPGFLTYGLLAAFLIGSMYPIWWSFVVASGSNATRGETLPLIPGGNFFRNALLVLDAIPFWKALGNSIVISSIITVSVVAFSTLAGYAFAKLRFRGRDGLMVFVIATLAIPTQLGIIPLFMVMQEFGWTGTIGAVVVPTLVTAFGVFFMRQYLVDVIPDELIEAARVDGANQIRTFMTVGLPAARPAMAILGLFTFMTAWTDFLWPMIVLPPQNPTLQTALADLQSGHYIDYSMVLAGAVMATIPLLILFVVAGRQLISGIMAGAVKG, from the coding sequence ATGGGAACGGCCGGTATCGGCAGTCGCCCCGGCTTCCTCACCTACGGGCTGCTGGCGGCGTTCCTCATCGGAAGCATGTACCCGATCTGGTGGTCGTTCGTCGTCGCGAGCGGCTCGAACGCCACGCGCGGTGAGACCCTTCCGCTCATCCCTGGCGGCAACTTCTTCCGGAACGCGCTGCTGGTGCTCGACGCCATCCCCTTCTGGAAGGCGCTCGGCAACTCCATCGTCATCTCCTCGATCATCACCGTGTCGGTCGTGGCCTTCTCGACGCTCGCAGGCTACGCGTTCGCGAAGCTGCGCTTCCGCGGCCGCGACGGCCTCATGGTGTTCGTGATCGCCACGCTCGCGATCCCGACGCAGCTCGGCATCATCCCACTGTTCATGGTCATGCAGGAGTTCGGTTGGACCGGTACGATCGGCGCGGTCGTCGTGCCGACGCTCGTCACGGCGTTCGGTGTGTTCTTCATGCGGCAGTACCTCGTCGACGTCATCCCCGACGAGCTCATCGAGGCGGCGCGCGTGGACGGCGCGAACCAGATCCGCACGTTCATGACCGTCGGGCTGCCGGCCGCGCGGCCGGCGATGGCGATCCTCGGCCTGTTCACGTTCATGACGGCCTGGACCGACTTCCTCTGGCCGATGATCGTCCTGCCGCCGCAGAACCCCACCCTGCAGACGGCGCTGGCCGACCTGCAGTCCGGGCACTACATCGACTACTCGATGGTGCTCGCGGGTGCCGTGATGGCGACGATCCCGCTCCTCATCCTGTTCGTCGTCGCCGGCCGCCAGCTCATCAGCGGCATCATGGCCGGCGCCGTCAAGGGCTGA